In Paracoccus aerodenitrificans, the following are encoded in one genomic region:
- a CDS encoding ABC transporter ATP-binding protein produces the protein MASNISDRNLFQRIWRDYLREYWPRMSVALTLMIIEGSTLAVLSWMLKPLFDRVFVGGDSDAMWWVGGIIFSLFLIRAVTSVINRSLLVSVQQSVGTKMQVDLLSHIMKLDMKFFQMNPPGAMIERIQGDTKAVQNIWQVFITGAGRDVVSLVGLFYVAIRIDPEWTLAALIGAPLLILPTVFVQRYVRRKTRGARQFASDRATRIDEVLHGIGTVRLNRIEEYQTSRFAAIVGRIRRAEIKIAATGAVVPAMIDVVTGLGFVGVLALGGAEVTRGERTVGDFMAFFTALSLAFQPLRRLGSLAGTWQVAAASLERIYDVFDTQPSIRPGLRTEAPETTRIEFEDVSLGFGETQVLRGLSFVAEAGQTTALVGPSGAGKTTVFNLLTRMLDPDQGRITLGSAVLQDYDLATLRDQFSVVSQDPALFDETIRENIVLGRDVAEAELTGAIDAAHVSDFVSAFPSGLDSPAGPRGSALSGGQRQRVAIARAVLRDAPILLLDEATSALDAASERLVQQALDRLSKDRTTLVIAHRLSTIRNADKIIVVDAGRVVEEGSHDQLMKMGGAYASLVNLQFGDMTHD, from the coding sequence ATGGCGTCGAACATATCTGACAGAAACCTCTTTCAGCGCATCTGGCGGGATTATCTGCGCGAATACTGGCCGCGGATGAGCGTCGCGCTGACCCTGATGATCATCGAGGGCTCGACGCTCGCCGTGCTGAGCTGGATGCTGAAACCGCTTTTCGACAGGGTTTTTGTCGGCGGTGATAGCGATGCGATGTGGTGGGTCGGCGGAATCATCTTTTCGCTGTTTCTGATCCGGGCCGTGACATCGGTGATCAACCGGAGTCTTCTCGTATCGGTTCAGCAAAGCGTCGGCACGAAGATGCAGGTCGATCTGCTGTCCCATATCATGAAGCTGGACATGAAATTCTTCCAGATGAACCCGCCCGGCGCGATGATCGAGCGGATTCAGGGCGATACGAAAGCGGTGCAGAATATCTGGCAGGTGTTCATCACCGGAGCGGGACGCGATGTCGTTTCACTGGTAGGGCTGTTCTATGTCGCGATCCGGATTGACCCGGAATGGACGTTGGCGGCGCTGATCGGAGCGCCGCTGCTGATCCTGCCGACGGTCTTCGTGCAACGCTATGTGCGGCGCAAGACACGCGGTGCACGCCAGTTCGCCTCGGACCGGGCCACGCGGATTGACGAGGTTCTGCACGGCATCGGCACGGTCCGGCTGAATAGGATCGAGGAATACCAGACCTCACGCTTCGCCGCGATTGTGGGCCGCATCCGTCGCGCCGAAATCAAGATCGCCGCGACCGGAGCCGTGGTTCCGGCGATGATCGACGTGGTGACCGGGCTTGGGTTTGTGGGCGTTCTGGCTCTTGGCGGGGCCGAGGTCACGCGCGGCGAGCGTACGGTCGGGGATTTCATGGCGTTCTTCACCGCCCTGTCACTGGCGTTTCAGCCTCTGCGCCGGTTGGGCAGCCTTGCCGGAACATGGCAGGTTGCGGCGGCCAGTCTGGAACGGATCTATGACGTGTTCGACACGCAACCCTCGATCCGCCCCGGCTTGCGGACCGAAGCGCCGGAAACGACGCGGATCGAATTTGAAGATGTTTCTTTGGGTTTCGGCGAGACTCAGGTGCTGCGCGGTCTCAGCTTCGTGGCCGAAGCGGGACAGACCACGGCGCTTGTCGGTCCCTCGGGGGCGGGAAAAACGACAGTCTTCAACCTGCTGACCCGGATGCTGGACCCCGATCAGGGCAGGATCACTCTGGGTTCGGCGGTATTGCAGGATTACGATCTTGCGACATTGCGTGACCAGTTCTCTGTCGTCTCGCAGGATCCGGCTCTGTTCGATGAAACCATCCGCGAGAATATCGTCCTGGGCCGGGATGTCGCCGAGGCCGAACTGACCGGCGCGATCGATGCCGCGCATGTCAGCGATTTCGTCAGCGCGTTTCCCTCGGGTCTGGACAGCCCCGCCGGGCCGCGCGGATCGGCATTGTCCGGAGGGCAGCGCCAGCGTGTCGCCATTGCCCGCGCCGTGCTGCGCGACGCGCCGATATTGCTTCTGGATGAGGCGACCTCAGCCCTCGATGCGGCGTCGGAGCGGCTTGTGCAGCAGGCCTTGGACCGGCTTTCCAAGGATCGCACGACGCTGGTCATTGCACACCGGCTTTCGACCATCCGCAATGCGGACAAGATCATCGTCGTCGATGCGGGACGGGTTGTCGAAGAGGGCAGTCATGACCAGCTTATGAAGATGGGCGGGGCCTATGCCTCGCTGGTCAATCTGCAATTCGGGGACATGACCCATGACTGA
- a CDS encoding protein-L-isoaspartate(D-aspartate) O-methyltransferase, whose translation MNAGDDDGAGHAERKMRFLFQLRSHGVTDPRVLAAMERIDRGEFVRGHFEDRAYEDTPLPIQCGQTISQPSVVGLMTQALNPGPRDTVLEIGTGSGYQAAVLSGLCRRVYTVERHRQLVTEAEALFQRLRLSNITVRLADGSHGLAEQAPFDRIIVTAAAEDPPGPLLAQLKIGGIMVVPVGQSDAVQTLIRVNRTETGFEYHELRQVRFVPLVEGLG comes from the coding sequence ATGAACGCCGGGGATGACGATGGCGCCGGACATGCGGAACGCAAGATGCGGTTCCTGTTCCAGCTCCGCTCGCACGGGGTGACCGATCCACGCGTTCTCGCGGCGATGGAGCGGATCGACCGGGGCGAATTCGTCCGGGGACATTTCGAAGACCGCGCCTATGAGGATACGCCGCTGCCGATCCAGTGCGGGCAGACGATCAGCCAGCCCTCGGTTGTCGGGCTGATGACACAGGCGCTTAACCCCGGCCCCCGCGACACGGTGCTGGAAATCGGCACCGGCTCTGGCTATCAGGCCGCCGTGCTGTCCGGGCTGTGCCGCCGGGTCTATACGGTCGAGCGTCATCGCCAGCTTGTGACCGAGGCCGAGGCGCTGTTTCAGCGCCTGCGCCTGTCGAATATCACCGTGAGGTTGGCCGATGGCAGTCACGGGCTTGCCGAACAGGCCCCGTTTGATCGCATAATCGTCACAGCAGCAGCCGAGGATCCGCCCGGCCCGCTCTTGGCGCAGCTTAAAATCGGCGGTATCATGGTCGTGCCGGTCGGGCAGTCCGATGCGGTACAGACATTGATCCGGGTTAACCGGACTGAAACAGGCTTTGAATACCACGAACTGCGCCAGGTGCGTTTCGTGCCACTGGTCGAAGGGTTGGGCTGA
- a CDS encoding TolC family outer membrane protein produces MKKIGKAFLQRSMVAVLLAGTALPAAAQSLGDTLVAAYRHSALLEQNRAVLRAADEDVATAMAQLRPILQWALDHTFTDLDGVESTATSFGLTASMTLYDFGRSQAAIDMAKETVLATRYALVTVEQSILLSAVQAFMQVRAATEQVELEQNSVRVLEQDLQAAQDRFDVGEITVTDVAQANAAVAASRASLASAQGDLEIAREAYFAATGNRPGTLSVPSLPQRPASLAEARATAQRNHPAILQANREVAAAELAVVAAERERNPTFTGSAGVSADKEGDSQGRIGLQLSQTIYSGGRLSAAHRKAMANRDASRASLLNSAREVDEAVGTAWANIDVAAAQIGAINEQISAAQQAYDGVREEALLGARTTLDVLDSEQALLEARADMITAEANLQLAHYQLLSAMGLLTVEDLQLGIPTYDPSAYYNAVRDAPYTSRQGESLDRVLRAINRE; encoded by the coding sequence ATGAAAAAGATCGGCAAAGCCTTCCTGCAGCGCAGCATGGTGGCCGTACTTCTCGCCGGGACGGCGCTTCCTGCTGCGGCTCAGTCTCTGGGTGACACTCTGGTCGCGGCCTATCGCCATTCCGCGCTGCTCGAACAGAACCGGGCGGTTTTGCGGGCTGCGGATGAGGATGTGGCGACGGCAATGGCTCAGCTACGCCCGATTTTGCAATGGGCGCTCGACCATACTTTCACCGATCTCGACGGTGTCGAATCCACTGCGACCAGCTTCGGGCTTACCGCGTCGATGACGCTGTATGATTTCGGGCGGTCTCAGGCGGCCATCGATATGGCCAAGGAAACGGTGCTGGCCACGCGTTATGCGCTTGTTACCGTTGAACAAAGCATTCTCCTTTCCGCCGTGCAGGCATTCATGCAGGTCCGTGCCGCGACTGAGCAGGTCGAACTGGAACAGAACTCGGTGCGGGTGCTTGAACAGGACCTTCAGGCGGCACAGGACCGCTTCGATGTCGGTGAAATCACGGTGACCGACGTGGCGCAGGCCAATGCGGCGGTTGCGGCGTCGCGTGCCTCTCTGGCCTCAGCACAAGGCGATCTGGAAATCGCGCGTGAGGCTTATTTCGCGGCGACCGGCAACCGTCCGGGTACGCTCAGCGTGCCGTCTTTGCCGCAACGCCCTGCATCCCTTGCAGAGGCCCGTGCAACCGCACAGCGGAACCATCCCGCGATCCTTCAGGCGAACCGCGAAGTAGCGGCGGCTGAATTGGCCGTGGTCGCGGCTGAGCGTGAGCGTAATCCGACCTTTACCGGTTCTGCCGGGGTGTCAGCTGATAAAGAGGGCGATTCGCAGGGGCGGATCGGACTGCAATTGTCGCAGACCATCTATAGCGGTGGACGCCTGTCCGCTGCGCATCGCAAGGCGATGGCGAATCGTGATGCGTCCCGTGCCTCCCTGCTGAATTCGGCGCGTGAAGTGGATGAGGCGGTGGGAACCGCCTGGGCCAATATCGACGTGGCGGCGGCGCAGATCGGGGCGATCAACGAACAGATTTCTGCGGCGCAACAGGCCTATGACGGGGTCCGGGAAGAAGCCTTGCTGGGGGCGCGGACGACGCTGGATGTTCTGGATTCCGAACAGGCGCTGCTTGAGGCGCGGGCGGATATGATTACCGCAGAAGCCAATCTGCAATTAGCACATTATCAATTATTGTCCGCTATGGGTTTGTTGACGGTGGAAGACCTGCAACTTGGAATACCCACATATGACCCATCAGCTTACTATAATGCCGTGCGCGATGCGCCCTATACCAGCCGGCAGGGCGAAAGCCTCGACCGGGTTCTGCGCGCGATCAACCGCGAGTGA
- a CDS encoding sulfite exporter TauE/SafE family protein, whose translation MQIYLPIAEVAVNAFTLIGLGGIVGLMSGMFGVGGGFLITPLLFFIGIPPAIAVATGANQVVASSVSGVLGHVKRRTVDFRMGLVLLVGGLIGSALGVLVFNLLQRIGQVELVVQLSYVVMLGIVGSMMFLESLRALRRTRSGVRTKRKQHGWIHALPFRVKFRTSGLYLSVIPPLVVGMLVGVLSAMMGVGGGFIMVPAMIYLLGMPTKVVIGTSLFQITFVTAFTTLMHAISYNTVDVMLAVLLIVGGVTGAQIGTHLGSRLRAEQLRILLAIVVLAVCVKLALDLFLRPENLYSLTPGIV comes from the coding sequence ATGCAGATCTACCTTCCCATCGCCGAAGTGGCGGTGAACGCATTTACTCTTATCGGACTTGGCGGAATCGTCGGGTTGATGAGCGGCATGTTCGGAGTTGGCGGCGGTTTCCTGATAACGCCCCTGCTGTTCTTCATCGGCATACCGCCCGCGATTGCGGTGGCCACCGGGGCCAATCAGGTTGTGGCCTCTTCCGTCTCCGGTGTGCTGGGGCACGTCAAACGGCGCACGGTCGATTTCCGCATGGGGCTGGTGCTGCTGGTCGGCGGTCTGATCGGCTCGGCGCTTGGGGTTCTGGTCTTCAACCTGCTGCAAAGGATCGGGCAGGTCGAACTGGTCGTCCAGCTCAGCTATGTGGTGATGCTGGGTATCGTCGGCTCGATGATGTTTCTGGAAAGCCTCAGGGCGCTCAGGCGGACGCGATCGGGTGTGCGGACCAAGCGCAAGCAGCATGGCTGGATCCATGCCTTGCCGTTCCGGGTGAAGTTCCGGACATCGGGGCTGTATCTCAGCGTGATCCCGCCGCTTGTCGTGGGAATGCTGGTCGGAGTCCTGTCCGCGATGATGGGCGTGGGTGGTGGCTTCATCATGGTGCCGGCGATGATCTATCTGCTGGGGATGCCGACCAAGGTCGTGATCGGGACCTCGTTGTTTCAGATCACCTTCGTCACCGCCTTTACCACGCTGATGCATGCAATCAGCTATAATACGGTCGATGTCATGCTGGCGGTTCTGCTGATTGTCGGCGGCGTGACCGGGGCGCAGATAGGCACCCATCTCGGATCGCGGCTGAGGGCAGAGCAGCTTCGGATTCTGCTTGCCATCGTGGTGCTTGCGGTCTGCGTGAAGCTGGCGCTCGATCTGTTCCTGCGGCCCGAGAATCTGTACTCGCTGACACCGGGGATTGTGTAA
- a CDS encoding protein-L-isoaspartate O-methyltransferase family protein, giving the protein MVDFSQARTIMVDTQVRPNDVTKYPVIAAMLAVPRERYVPESRQAVAYVGENVPLGGDRWLLEPRTVSKLLDELNIQPDELVLNIAAGFGYDAAVVARLAEAVVALESQPDMAAQAETTLSECGIDNVAVVTGDLTAGCPGQAPFDVILIAGGIEELPAAIADQLREGGRIGAIFSEGNLGVARIGYKVDGKINWRYAFNASAPLLSGFATATGFKF; this is encoded by the coding sequence ATGGTCGATTTCTCTCAGGCCCGAACCATTATGGTGGATACTCAGGTCCGGCCGAATGATGTTACGAAATATCCGGTGATTGCAGCAATGCTTGCCGTCCCGCGCGAACGCTATGTGCCGGAATCGCGGCAGGCGGTTGCCTATGTGGGCGAAAACGTTCCTCTGGGCGGGGATCGCTGGCTGCTGGAGCCGCGGACTGTCTCGAAGCTTCTGGATGAGCTGAACATACAACCGGATGAGCTTGTGCTGAATATCGCGGCGGGTTTCGGCTATGATGCGGCGGTCGTGGCCCGGCTTGCCGAGGCCGTCGTGGCGCTTGAATCACAGCCCGACATGGCGGCGCAGGCCGAAACCACATTGTCCGAATGTGGCATCGACAATGTCGCCGTGGTCACCGGGGACCTCACCGCGGGTTGCCCCGGTCAGGCACCTTTCGATGTGATCCTGATCGCGGGCGGGATTGAGGAACTTCCCGCAGCGATCGCTGATCAGCTTCGCGAAGGTGGACGGATCGGCGCGATTTTTTCCGAAGGTAATCTGGGTGTTGCACGGATCGGCTATAAGGTAGATGGTAAAATAAACTGGCGATATGCCTTCAACGCGTCGGCGCCTTTGCTGTCTGGCTTTGCGACGGCAACCGGTTTCAAGTTCTGA
- a CDS encoding 3-deoxy-D-manno-octulosonic acid transferase: protein MPYRSASWLAGAALAPFASGPLAERLVLDEPGGAENPQATGHNGTIWLHGASVGELSSARPVIGMLSAHSRLIVTANTTTGRGVARDWGFPARLAPLDTPQSLRRFLDRFRPRLAVTLENEMWPNRSAALEAAGIQHFVIGARMSERSARRWARLPWLIRPMLRRIEGLSAQDIGSEERLVDLGLPAEALMPRMQLKLLGPAGTRPQERPPTRDRTILAASTHEGEDGPVLDAFMQARRQVAGLRLIIAPRHTVRADDIAALMAQRGLHPARRSQGADETEPVLLADTMGEMDRWYDAAAICITGGSLVAKGGHTPWEPAAHECAILHGPHVTNFSEDYALLHAVDGAETLSKHAGATLAKLAASPELAARMGQNARRLLLSRAGDVTPLVERILGAADIAETQDHADITGMKGNRT, encoded by the coding sequence TTGCCCTATCGCAGCGCATCATGGCTGGCAGGCGCAGCACTTGCGCCATTCGCCTCTGGCCCTCTGGCCGAGCGGCTGGTTCTGGATGAGCCGGGCGGTGCTGAAAACCCGCAAGCGACCGGGCATAACGGGACGATCTGGCTGCACGGGGCAAGCGTCGGAGAGCTGAGCTCGGCCCGGCCTGTGATCGGAATGCTGTCCGCGCATTCCAGGCTGATCGTCACTGCAAATACCACGACCGGGCGCGGCGTGGCCCGGGACTGGGGCTTTCCGGCAAGGCTCGCACCGCTGGATACGCCGCAATCGCTGCGCCGTTTTCTGGACCGTTTCCGCCCGCGACTGGCGGTGACTCTGGAAAATGAGATGTGGCCGAACCGTTCGGCGGCGCTTGAGGCGGCAGGGATACAACATTTCGTTATCGGCGCACGGATGTCTGAACGCTCGGCGCGGCGTTGGGCGCGGCTGCCCTGGCTGATCCGGCCCATGCTGCGCCGGATCGAGGGGCTTTCGGCGCAGGATATCGGCAGCGAGGAAAGGCTGGTGGATCTTGGCCTGCCCGCCGAGGCGCTGATGCCGCGCATGCAGCTCAAGCTTCTTGGTCCTGCTGGCACCCGCCCGCAGGAACGGCCCCCGACACGGGACCGGACCATCCTTGCCGCCTCGACCCATGAAGGCGAGGACGGGCCTGTGTTGGACGCATTCATGCAGGCTCGCCGACAGGTTGCCGGGCTTCGGCTGATTATCGCGCCGCGCCATACGGTCCGGGCGGACGATATCGCCGCGCTGATGGCGCAGCGCGGGCTGCATCCGGCGCGGCGCTCTCAGGGCGCGGACGAGACCGAGCCGGTTCTGCTGGCCGATACAATGGGCGAGATGGATCGCTGGTATGACGCCGCCGCGATCTGCATCACCGGCGGTTCTCTGGTTGCCAAAGGCGGCCATACCCCGTGGGAGCCCGCCGCTCATGAATGCGCGATCCTTCACGGCCCCCATGTCACCAATTTCTCCGAGGATTACGCGCTGCTGCATGCGGTGGATGGTGCCGAAACACTGTCGAAACATGCCGGGGCGACGCTGGCGAAACTGGCGGCATCGCCCGAACTTGCCGCACGGATGGGACAGAATGCCCGCAGGCTTCTGCTGTCGCGTGCCGGTGATGTCACCCCGCTTGTGGAACGGATTCTCGGCGCTGCCGACATTGCAGAAACGCAGGATCATGCCGATATAACAGGCATGAAAGGGAACAGAACGTGA
- the surE gene encoding 5'/3'-nucleotidase SurE: MRILITNDDGINAPGLKVAEEIAAEIAGPEGEVWVVAPAFEQSGVAHCISFSHPTMIAQLAERRYAAEGSPADCVLAAIHDIMADAPPDLVISGVNRGNNSGENAAYSGTVGGAMEAALQGLPAIALSQYFGPAMLALDDPFECARKHGGDIVRQLLDHADWNADQDFRLFYNVNFPPTSADGMKGLRVAPQGRRRGAGFSVEPFVAPNGRRFLWVRGAPQDAEGTKDSDLMFNLEGYTTVTPMRADLTCHSSLADLRRALEA, encoded by the coding sequence ATGCGCATCCTGATCACCAATGATGACGGCATCAACGCACCCGGCCTGAAGGTCGCCGAAGAAATCGCCGCCGAGATTGCCGGCCCCGAAGGCGAGGTCTGGGTCGTCGCACCGGCTTTCGAGCAATCCGGCGTCGCTCATTGCATTTCCTTCTCCCACCCGACCATGATCGCCCAACTGGCAGAGCGGCGATACGCAGCCGAGGGCTCGCCTGCGGATTGCGTTCTGGCCGCCATTCACGACATCATGGCCGATGCGCCGCCGGATCTGGTGATCTCGGGCGTGAATCGCGGCAATAATTCGGGCGAGAACGCTGCCTATTCCGGCACGGTGGGCGGCGCGATGGAGGCGGCGCTGCAAGGGCTGCCCGCAATCGCGCTCTCGCAATATTTCGGACCGGCGATGCTGGCGCTGGACGATCCCTTCGAATGCGCCCGCAAACATGGCGGCGATATCGTCAGGCAATTGCTGGATCACGCCGACTGGAACGCGGATCAGGATTTCCGGCTGTTCTATAATGTCAATTTTCCGCCAACCTCTGCGGATGGGATGAAAGGGCTGCGTGTGGCCCCTCAGGGTCGCCGTCGCGGAGCCGGTTTCTCGGTCGAGCCCTTCGTGGCCCCGAATGGCCGCCGCTTCCTGTGGGTGCGCGGTGCGCCTCAGGATGCGGAAGGCACGAAAGACAGCGATCTGATGTTCAATCTTGAGGGATATACGACGGTCACCCCGATGCGTGCGGATCTGACCTGCCATTCCTCTCTGGCCGATCTCAGGAGGGCATTGGAGGCATGA
- a CDS encoding TIGR02186 family protein, translated as MRRIAILLAFLIAAPVAGQETTRQADPAQEEFPIMSFPSPESTRGEPPERPHESAEQVVAGISSDAVSITTSFDGSEIIIFGAVRRETPIPMTGPLNVIVTVEGPSRSVTVRRKQRKLGIWVNTESVVVGAAPSFYSVASTGTLGLILDEDEDARYRISIPTAMRAFARPVDVEDPVDFTEAMIVSRIADGTYRLKQNAVRLVEDTLFRADFRLPANLVEGSYKTRIFLVRQGRVIDSYSAPLEVRKVGLERWLYRLAFDRPFAYGLMSLLIAAFAGWGASAAFRALQRN; from the coding sequence ATGCGGCGGATTGCTATCCTTCTGGCATTTCTCATCGCCGCGCCTGTTGCGGGTCAGGAAACCACGCGGCAGGCCGATCCGGCGCAGGAAGAGTTCCCGATCATGTCCTTTCCCTCGCCGGAATCGACACGTGGCGAACCGCCCGAGCGTCCGCACGAAAGCGCCGAGCAGGTTGTGGCGGGGATTTCCTCTGACGCGGTATCGATCACGACCAGCTTCGACGGCTCTGAAATCATCATCTTCGGCGCGGTCCGTCGTGAGACGCCGATTCCGATGACGGGGCCGCTGAACGTGATCGTGACGGTCGAGGGTCCATCGCGCAGCGTCACGGTGCGGCGCAAGCAGCGCAAGCTGGGAATCTGGGTGAATACGGAAAGTGTCGTGGTCGGTGCGGCACCAAGTTTCTATTCGGTGGCATCGACTGGCACTCTGGGTCTGATCCTTGATGAGGATGAGGATGCGCGTTACCGGATCTCGATTCCGACGGCGATGCGGGCCTTCGCGCGGCCTGTGGATGTCGAGGATCCGGTCGATTTCACCGAGGCGATGATCGTGTCGCGGATCGCGGATGGAACGTATCGGCTGAAACAGAATGCGGTGCGGCTGGTCGAGGACACCTTGTTCCGTGCCGATTTTCGTCTGCCTGCGAATCTGGTCGAGGGGTCCTATAAGACGCGCATCTTCCTGGTGCGGCAAGGCAGGGTGATCGACAGCTATTCCGCCCCGCTGGAGGTGCGCAAGGTCGGTCTGGAACGCTGGCTTTACCGGCTGGCCTTCGATCGTCCCTTCGCCTATGGGCTGATGTCGCTGCTTATCGCGGCCTTTGCCGGTTGGGGGGCCTCGGCGGCGTTCCGTGCGTTGCAGCGCAATTAA
- a CDS encoding YgfZ/GcvT domain-containing protein, whose translation MTDRRLLRLTGPEKEDFLQGLVTNDITHAPAYAALLTPQGKYLADFFVIPDGDGILLDVAAVQADDLKKRLSMYKLRAKVEINDDPRQVTRGTGAAPDGAIADPRDPALGWRAYGVGSDDDTDWDAIRVAHLVPEAGAELIPNDSYILEHDFERLKGVDFRKGCYVGQEVTARMKHKTTLKKGLRRVVLDGEVPSGTPILMADGREAGVVHTQSGGRGIAYLRFDRVAEGMTADGVSVRVE comes from the coding sequence ATGACTGATCGCCGGCTTCTCCGCCTGACCGGACCCGAGAAAGAGGATTTCCTGCAAGGTCTGGTCACGAATGATATCACTCATGCGCCGGCTTATGCGGCTTTGCTGACGCCTCAGGGGAAATATCTGGCGGATTTCTTCGTGATCCCGGATGGGGACGGCATTCTGCTGGATGTGGCGGCTGTTCAGGCGGATGATCTGAAAAAGCGCCTCTCCATGTACAAGCTGCGTGCAAAGGTAGAGATTAACGACGATCCGCGTCAGGTGACACGCGGAACCGGTGCGGCTCCGGACGGTGCGATTGCCGATCCGCGTGATCCGGCACTTGGTTGGCGGGCTTATGGCGTCGGGTCGGATGACGATACGGACTGGGACGCGATCCGGGTCGCGCATCTGGTGCCTGAGGCCGGGGCAGAACTGATCCCGAATGACAGCTATATCCTCGAACATGATTTTGAGCGCCTGAAAGGGGTCGATTTCCGCAAAGGCTGCTATGTCGGGCAGGAGGTCACCGCCCGGATGAAGCACAAGACCACGCTGAAAAAGGGTCTGCGCCGTGTGGTTCTGGACGGAGAAGTTCCCTCGGGAACGCCGATCCTGATGGCGGATGGGCGCGAGGCCGGTGTGGTCCACACGCAATCCGGCGGGCGCGGCATCGCCTATCTGCGCTTCGACCGTGTGGCTGAGGGGATGACGGCGGACGGCGTCTCTGTCCGGGTGGAATGA
- a CDS encoding M23 family metallopeptidase — MSSRTIFKSMAAMSLTVGLAGCSAFPAVQQDIQRIGGGGSTATSFPSMGRAADAGNTAGASPVVRDPFAGQGVAQPDIPGGGATSASNTASATTTMREATTHRVVAGETGWSIARRYGISVQQLAEANSLDAAMTLRVGQSLNIPAHAVRTANTVTAPGTGSPTPTPPSASQPLPDEETAPSSAPSPKPATPDLGATRTAASGSGRFRMPVAGAIVRTYSKGSNEGIDIAAAPGTAVEAAGNGSIAAITRDTDGVPIVVIRHEGELLTVYAGLSQLSVQKGDQVSAGQKVGTAGNSGSIHFEVRQGFESADPEDYL, encoded by the coding sequence ATGAGCAGCAGAACGATTTTCAAAAGCATGGCAGCGATGTCGCTGACGGTTGGTCTGGCTGGGTGTTCAGCATTTCCAGCCGTGCAGCAGGATATTCAGCGGATCGGCGGCGGCGGCTCCACTGCGACCAGCTTCCCCAGCATGGGCCGCGCGGCGGATGCCGGTAATACCGCAGGGGCAAGCCCGGTCGTGCGCGATCCCTTTGCGGGTCAGGGCGTCGCGCAACCCGATATCCCGGGCGGAGGCGCCACATCGGCCAGCAACACGGCATCCGCGACAACAACCATGAGAGAGGCCACCACCCACCGCGTCGTCGCAGGTGAAACCGGGTGGTCCATCGCACGCCGTTACGGGATCTCGGTGCAGCAACTCGCCGAAGCCAACTCGCTGGACGCAGCAATGACGCTGCGGGTTGGTCAGTCGCTGAATATCCCCGCCCATGCTGTCCGGACGGCAAACACTGTCACGGCACCGGGCACCGGCTCGCCGACCCCGACCCCGCCTTCTGCCTCGCAGCCTTTGCCGGATGAGGAAACCGCACCATCATCTGCGCCGAGTCCCAAGCCCGCAACGCCGGATCTTGGCGCGACGCGGACCGCAGCCAGCGGCTCGGGCAGGTTCCGGATGCCGGTTGCCGGAGCAATCGTGCGAACCTACAGCAAGGGAAGCAACGAAGGAATCGACATCGCCGCCGCGCCCGGAACCGCTGTCGAAGCGGCGGGCAATGGCAGCATCGCCGCGATTACCCGTGATACGGATGGCGTTCCGATCGTCGTCATCCGCCATGAGGGAGAGTTGCTGACGGTCTATGCCGGGCTGTCACAGCTTTCGGTGCAAAAGGGCGATCAGGTCTCTGCCGGGCAGAAAGTTGGCACCGCTGGCAATTCCGGCTCGATTCACTTCGAGGTCCGTCAGGGTTTCGAAAGCGCTGACCCCGAAGATTACCTCTGA